One segment of Acidovorax sp. DW039 DNA contains the following:
- a CDS encoding metallophosphoesterase — MHLSDLHFGAHDPAVCAAVQRLAHWLEVDVLVVSGDLTQRATRQQFAMAHDFIKSLGTQERVVLAGNHDLPLFAWWLRWGRAYDRFAAQFGAQLEPHQQAGPFTVLGVNTTRPWRHERGSLSALQVERVATELLAAPNDAWRIVVSHHPLVARGAEDRSHRPYRADEAVQRWREAGAHMLLSGHVHEPGLWEPLPGLWSLQAGTAVSLRLRKGQPNSLLVLQSLRPPPGQGECSAQPQRLAQRWDFDRRTSDFVCVESRCVMG; from the coding sequence ATGCATCTGTCGGATCTGCACTTTGGTGCCCATGACCCCGCTGTATGCGCCGCAGTGCAGCGCCTGGCCCACTGGCTGGAGGTGGATGTGCTAGTGGTGTCTGGCGACCTCACCCAGCGCGCCACCCGCCAGCAATTTGCCATGGCGCATGACTTCATCAAGAGCCTGGGCACGCAGGAGCGGGTGGTTCTGGCCGGCAATCATGACCTTCCCCTTTTTGCGTGGTGGCTGCGTTGGGGGCGTGCCTACGACCGGTTCGCCGCGCAGTTTGGCGCGCAGTTGGAGCCGCACCAACAGGCCGGGCCGTTCACGGTGCTGGGGGTCAACACCACCAGGCCGTGGAGGCATGAGCGGGGCAGTCTTTCTGCCCTGCAGGTGGAGCGGGTGGCAACGGAGCTGCTCGCCGCTCCGAATGATGCGTGGCGCATTGTGGTCAGCCATCACCCGCTGGTGGCGCGTGGGGCGGAGGATCGGTCCCACCGTCCTTACCGGGCTGACGAGGCGGTACAGCGCTGGCGGGAAGCTGGGGCCCACATGCTGCTCTCCGGCCATGTGCATGAGCCCGGCCTGTGGGAGCCTCTGCCGGGCCTGTGGTCCTTGCAGGCAGGCACGGCCGTATCCTTGCGGCTGCGCAAAGGGCAGCCCAACAGTCTTCTGGTGCTGCAAAGCCTGCGGCCACCACCAGGGCAAGGGGAGTGCAGCGCCCAGCCCCAGCGACTTGCCCAGCGTTGGGACTTTGACAGGCGCACCAGCGACTTCGTCTGTGTGGAATCACGCTGCGTGATGGGATAA
- a CDS encoding adenylate/guanylate cyclase domain-containing protein produces the protein MDKETTAPPAGPSAFDAEEVFQHLDSLITRDKGAPLSSLARAEMSATLHMAAQSSAAPFEFAMVTREVTVVWAKLRGGPVTDPHAPLSADLEPLNRCLAKLIEVVTRFQGTIDQLAGDSIKVLFGAEKTRADDVERAVMCAVEMQMAMRDLNMEHMRDRIPQVFMGIGVSTGKALAGRIGSQAFSHFTVIGDLVNLAFRLQAFSLRGQVLISEQTYDRCWGLVSATAPMQVFVKGSAQPVTMRELVAIPTRRLKVPRQEFRRSHRVEVRIPCTYQIVQDGVVLPHVAQAVIRDMGYHGAMLDLVEPLDLQGEVRLSFDLTLVQYQARDIYARVVTVKTEDARAMAGVEFTSTSAEFDARTQMFVQMMVAAA, from the coding sequence ATGGACAAAGAAACAACAGCCCCTCCTGCCGGTCCATCAGCGTTCGATGCGGAAGAAGTGTTCCAGCACCTGGACTCCCTGATCACCCGGGACAAAGGTGCCCCCTTGAGCAGCCTGGCGCGTGCAGAAATGTCTGCCACCCTGCACATGGCTGCGCAGAGCAGCGCGGCTCCGTTCGAGTTCGCCATGGTGACCCGTGAAGTCACCGTGGTGTGGGCCAAGCTGCGGGGCGGTCCTGTGACGGATCCACATGCTCCGCTATCGGCAGACCTGGAGCCTTTGAACCGGTGCCTAGCCAAGCTCATCGAGGTGGTGACTCGCTTTCAGGGCACGATAGACCAGCTGGCGGGTGACTCCATCAAGGTGCTGTTCGGTGCCGAGAAGACGCGCGCTGATGATGTGGAGCGGGCAGTGATGTGCGCGGTGGAAATGCAGATGGCCATGCGCGATCTGAATATGGAACACATGCGAGACCGCATTCCGCAGGTGTTCATGGGAATTGGCGTCAGCACGGGCAAGGCGCTGGCGGGCCGTATCGGGTCCCAGGCGTTTTCGCACTTCACCGTGATCGGTGATCTGGTCAATCTGGCGTTCAGGCTGCAGGCTTTCAGCCTTCGTGGGCAGGTGCTGATCAGTGAACAGACCTACGACCGGTGCTGGGGCCTGGTGTCTGCCACCGCTCCCATGCAGGTGTTTGTCAAAGGCTCTGCCCAGCCCGTGACCATGCGGGAGCTGGTGGCCATTCCCACGCGCCGCCTCAAGGTGCCTCGGCAGGAGTTCCGCCGCAGCCATCGGGTGGAGGTACGCATACCTTGCACCTACCAGATCGTGCAGGACGGGGTGGTGCTGCCGCATGTGGCTCAGGCGGTGATTCGGGATATGGGCTACCACGGTGCGATGCTGGACCTGGTGGAGCCTCTGGACTTGCAGGGCGAAGTGCGCCTTTCCTTCGACCTGACGCTGGTGCAGTACCAGGCCCGGGACATTTACGCGCGCGTCGTCACCGTCAAAACCGAAGATGCACGTGCGATGGCGGGTGTGGAGTTCACCTCCACCAGTGCGGAGTTTGATGCACGCACACAAATGTTTGTGCAGATGATGGTGGCCGCGGCCTGA
- a CDS encoding haloacid dehalogenase type II, producing MTDSENTSDIASTVKVLAFDIFGTVVDWHGSIVREMQTLYPDVDGDAFALAWRAGYQPAMARVMRGEQGWTRIDELHRGILDEILPRFGLAHLSETQRQHLNHVWHRLAAWHDSVEGLTRLKKRFIITTLSNGNIGLLTHMAKRAGLPWDCVLSAEVFKAYKPSPATYLGVAQVFDLNPSEVALVAAHHDDLAAAAQCGLRTCYIERPLEFGAQHPKDVSPQPGNDLHCSSLLQLAQKLGC from the coding sequence ATGACTGACTCAGAAAACACGTCCGATATCGCCAGCACGGTGAAGGTGCTGGCGTTTGATATTTTCGGCACCGTTGTGGACTGGCACGGCAGCATCGTGCGGGAAATGCAGACGCTGTATCCCGATGTGGATGGCGATGCCTTTGCTTTGGCGTGGCGGGCAGGCTATCAGCCCGCCATGGCGCGGGTCATGCGGGGCGAGCAAGGGTGGACGCGCATTGATGAACTGCACCGCGGCATCCTGGATGAAATATTGCCCCGGTTTGGATTGGCGCACCTGAGCGAAACACAGCGCCAACACCTCAACCACGTATGGCACAGGCTGGCTGCATGGCACGACAGCGTGGAAGGGCTCACCCGGCTCAAGAAGCGTTTCATCATCACGACGCTATCGAACGGCAATATCGGCCTGCTGACCCACATGGCCAAGCGGGCCGGGTTGCCGTGGGATTGTGTGCTGAGTGCCGAAGTGTTCAAGGCCTACAAGCCCAGCCCCGCCACCTACCTGGGGGTGGCGCAGGTGTTTGACTTGAATCCCTCAGAAGTGGCCCTGGTGGCCGCGCACCATGACGACCTTGCCGCCGCCGCGCAGTGCGGGCTGCGCACCTGCTACATCGAGAGGCCCCTGGAGTTTGGAGCCCAACATCCCAAGGACGTGTCGCCTCAGCCAGGAAACGACCTGCACTGCAGCAGCTTGCTGCAGCTGGCGCAAAAACTGGGCTGCTGA